The nucleotide window AGTCTGTCAAAAACTAAATATATCCATCGATAGATATACTATTTTCATATAAAGTTTTAAAGACAGCACATCTAGAATTGTGAGGCCGGCCATCAGGGCGTCATTGTCTGGATTGTAAGATATACAGTTCCGGTACGGGAAATACAGGCTGTGACACGTATACGTCGCTTTTCGTGGATTGATGGTGGAGAAAGTCAATAAAAGATCCTGGAACTCGTATAACTTTAACTGTTGTTACAGGGTAGCTGGTCAAATAAGCACACTGTATATGCCTTTATGCACTGGAAATGTAGAGCAAAGTCGAGTTATCTTTACTGCCATACGATGttctataatacatgtaatagtaatGGCAAACATAATTCCTCCaacgtgcatgtacacatacagctatCTTGACTAAGCTATATCTCCTATTCACATCTGTCTTTAATTTCCAGCAAAGTTTTAAATGGCGAATGATGAAGACCTCATACGTAGGTCTCAATACAGCCCGTCTCCTCACAGGTCTTGGCAAGCCCGCCATATTGTACCATCCTCGGATCACTTGTGTGTTTTCCAGTATAACAAAACCCTGTGTAGTATCCATTAACATGTtcatcataaaaaaacattctcGAAAGCCTGAATTCTAACATGCAGATTTTACACACGAAATTAGCCCCTTTGCCATCTTGTCTTAGTTTTTGCACATGCGCATTAGGGTGACGAATGCAGCACGGGGTATTGTCTTCCGGTCTGTATTCCTTGTGACACCGGACACAATGCGACCGCGTGGCAGGTGGACAACTGATTCTCGGGAACAAAATCCCCAAAGCTATAATGTGTTTGGAACTTTTCCTGGACAGCTTGCCGAGAATAATATCCTTTAAGACCTCCCCATCTGTCTCGAGGACAAACTCATGCAGTCTTTGATACTCGTTGCTGAGGTGGGCACTTTTGACAGCTGAAGACTTGGAGTCGTCGAAAGGAATTGACGAATGGATGGATGAATCGATGGATGAAGGACGTGGCCAGTCACCACTGATGCTGTCACGTGAACTGTTTGTCTGAGAATCTTCGTCACTCAATGACGTTGGAAGGTACATCATGATTACGTCACGCGGGATATTAGCCAACTATCATGCCTCTTGTACGGTCTGTAAAAAGAGAGCATATACAGGATTATTCGTACTGCGATTGTACAGCTTAGCGTACAATTCTACATAAATCTAAGCATTTTCATGAGAGTATAGCTATTTCATGTACACTCTTAAAACGCAAATGTTATAATTTGTCAAAACACAATTTCCATAGTGTTAACACAATATGGAATGATATAAAATGTGAATGCCAACACATTAAAATGTTACAACCGATAATGATTGCTACATGTGCTTGTAACTGTTAAATTATAAgagttttaaaaattataaaacaataaacttGGCTTACATGCAAGAAATATTGAGTATTCAGAAAAttagaaatttttatttatttattttgttttgattggtgttttacgccgtactcaagcatatttcacttatacaacggcggtcagcattatggtgggaggaaaccgggcagagcccgggggaaaccccatgaccatccgcaggttgttgacaggccttcccacgttagaaagttttaatacaaatttataattatatatgtgCAAATGAAGatgtatttgtaaacaaaagTTCCTTTTTCACCGACACTGCAGCTTTTTATTCGCTATTTGTCCAGCTATAACAGCCCCATGTTGGGTCAGCTTTACCCATCTGTTTTGTGTGTCATCACACTCACATGTTTCTCCCTGGGTTTGTGTTTTGAGACGTTATCAGTGGTGACAAACACCCCTCCGGAGAAAAGCTTTTAGATCTCCCGATAACATACGAGACAATAAAGCCAGGGGCGTATACACATTATCTCCCGTCTCGAAAGAGATAATGATGTCAAATAAGAGGTATGCTTAGATAATGCATGTTAATCACACGCACGACtgtgtttatatttacacaaaataactCCACCATATTTGCTCACACCCTGGAGTTATGGCAATCAAGTACCCACATTGCATGTTATCTAAATGTGGTGGAAGACGTGTTTATagataacatgcaaaacaaCGGATGATTGCCAAAGATACACTGGTGTACTTAATTAAAATACTCTAAACCTACAGTGGGCGAAAACTAAATGCTGCTAAAATtgtaactgtaaatatattGTTCCCAAGGATAATATGCTGCAATTTTCAATGCAGAACTGACTGTCCCTGATTAATCTATTCCATAACTTGTACGTCAACATACGAATAACATTGAGTATATAGCGAGACAACATCGCGGCACACAGCAAAAACAGTTAAGGACTTAACAGTTAACTGAAATCTCTCTTATACCATTAGTCATATGCCATTTCCAAAATTGCTTCTTTTACTTAATTAATACCGGTGGTCGTCGGGATTTACTTTAAGTAACCCTAGCCATTCAGTTCATTCTTATTATCAAGGATTAGGCGAAGTCGTTTAACTTCGCCTCCACCATACATACCACCACCCACAGCATTTCCGCTGCATGAGGTGGACTAAAGTAACCAACAGTTCCGTAAAAACCCCAAATTTGAGTTTCTCATGATATACCCCATTTTTTACTATGCTGTGTGCATTTTTCCGTATTTTTAGCTGATCGAAAATTGCTTAGAAGTTTCCTCAGATTCGTTGTCGATTTTTCCCTATGAGTCAACTGGCATGCCCCTCCCATGTCTACATATGAAATGACATAGCACAACGGCTTAATATCAACGTACATCTTTTTCCCATGAGAAGGTAAATCATTTTTCGACAAGAAAGAAGACAAGTTGATTTTTCCCCATTACATTGTAAAAACGGCATGCACCTGATCGATAGTTTGAACACATACGATATCGTGGTTTGTCCTGGAATGAACCTGATTTCGCACGTGGATTACCTGTATATTTGGACTTCGGATCAACACAAACTGTGGATGTTATTGATACAGCCGCTAACCTTGAAAGACGAAGTCATAATCCGGGTGGTTGTAAACGGGGATGAACGGCATCAACGCCAACGTAGTTGACCTCTTGAATCGTGTTACACCTGACTAGGCGTATTTATACAGGACATAGAATCGGTGTACTGAACGCTAAGATGATGTAAGCTATCCCACTACTACTTCATGTCAAGCCGCTGACAAGGCATTTTGCGAATACTCACGATGTCAATAGACTGTTCCCAGTTTTGCATGATGAACTTTTAATTGTGAGACACACCATGAGAAACCATGCTACAAGGAAAATTCTTGTCAAAGCGGATGGATTTTAAGGAAAAATGTCGTCTTGACAGAAATTCGGGATTATATTAAATCATGTTCTCTCTTAAAGGCCTTTGAGAGCGGAGCGTAGCTTAGTAGTTTAAATATGCATAATAGTCAACCACTATAGTCCCGTGAACCACGCTTAAACACTGGATCACAGGTCATCCCAGGAATATACCCACTTTTTTCTACATTTATGCCAAAGTCATCTAAGTTCTAGTGAAATAAATCTTGTAATGTAAAATGAGCATTCTTCAGCTTTTGCGAACTGATAACACGCACATGCCTAAACAACACTATGTGTGGAAATGCATCGATGCTACGAGGTTGTATAGGGATTAACTATAGTACGTTCAACTCCTGCTAGACTGCAATAATCCACCTCAGAGTCAAAATCgtttgaaaatgtgaacacGCAAATGGTGTTACTAAAGGATAATCCTATTTTAAGCTACTTGTTTtgcttattaaatacaactACCGAACGATAAATTATATAGCTGTACCATGCTATAAACATGCTGGAGTAACCTACAGTTACGGTGTTAAGAAGTCTTCCCATATATAGGCAGTACACGCTTGTACCACATATATAGATCCACTAACAGCAATCTGCCATCAAGCACATCAATAGTCCACAGTGTGTAAGTTCTACTCACCATGGACTACAGTCATGATTACAATTGACTATGGAGGCCAACCCGATATTAACGGTTCATTTTGCAGTCACGCTGCACTAATTAAGCGATTTCGATGTAATCCCTGTGTCGGAAAAATCCCGCTGAAATCAATCGTCCTTTGTGCTTGTACTTTTGTAGCaaccatatatgtacaccacCAAAACAAGGGTATTACGTATGAAAAGCTATACGACTGGTGTAGATTGGCAACAGAAATTAATTAGCAAGCTTGGGCCAATATACAATGGTTGTATTATACACTATTTGAGCTCATAACCAGCTCTATACTCCTgccaaaatatttacatactcAATAAATTTGTTATCACGCGAACAGGCCTATTACCCTTGTAATGAtcctaaaacaataaaattctgCACATGTATAGTAAAAATTGTGTTAGTCAACGCGAATAAACACGGACACATATTGATCTATACAGCCGATAACCCTGAAAGTTGTCATGTTTCTAAGACCAATTTATCTGACATTTTAAGGGTGATCACAGAGTATGCCATTACACCATGTTAAGGActatgtatttttgtgaacGTGTGACTGTAAAACTGAAACACTTTGACACCCTTTATCTTGAAAGCATACAACGCAGAAAGCtggttgtgtttgtttttatatttatttttttcttatttttctttgtatctaAGCCAAAATGACGAATTATATTTACATTCATTACGCTGCAGTGCTGCTTTTGTATATCTAAACATGTCTTTATTGGAAGATTTCAGCTAAAAAAAAGTCCACACAAAACACCTAAAAGGGCTGTATTTTTACCGCATGTATGTGAGTACAAACACAGGCCTTCTAGCTACAACTCAGTTAAGCTGTTGTAGCTCGTCCAATTACACTCACGTAAATCTTTCATGCACGTGAGgctttttgttttggttttcttaacaaaaataacaagaattatttttaccTCCATTATCTTCAACATCTTTTGCTCTAATGATTCTTTTGTAGATTTTTATAACACTTATTTGTTGAAAGATTTCAAGTGAAAGTAAATGCACACAAAGTCATTCTCcttcaatatacatatatatacgtatataggTATATAAATGGCTGATTCGCATCTACATTGTCCTGCACAACGTTATCTCTATCCAGAAAGGTTCATTTTAAGAAGTAAAAATATTGCACCAATTGTGTAAGCAATAATTAcattaatgtacaaaaatgtgtttGAAACTATTTTTAGTTGCTTATTCTtctattcatttcatttcactggGAAATACACTCATACAGGCTAAACACAAGACTTAGAGCCACATGCGTGCCACCCAATGGCAAAACAATGATTTACGAACCATAAAGTGATCAGTAAAAACCATTATCTATACTTGTTAATGACCCTTTATCTGGATAGCTGTGATTTATTGGCCAGTAAGTCGTAATTACTTCGGTATTGATTAGTGGAAAATTTTGGGCCAAGCAAGTATTTAGCTGCAACCCATGTGTATGCATATTTACTACGacacaaataataacaaatgatgTAACCAGATTCTGATACAGTGAGTAACTAGTGCATGCCCGTGTGGCGTGGTGACCGTTGCTTTATTGCATGAGCAGTTAAATTAACACCTAGTCTAGTAATCTAACAATGCTCTGTGCATGTCGCCTAGTGAATTACAACAATTTATAAGTGTCTCACAGTCTGCAGCCATTTCAGCTTGGTTCAGAGTGCACAGCCTCTCCAGATACAGGAAAATCTGAATGTATAACATACCGGTACTTAAAACTGCAGCCAGGAACATTCTAGATTTCAAGGCGTGtaactttaaatacatgtacagtactgtaaTAGTGTCAAACATACCAAACAATTGTTTCAACACAAGAAGTTTCGTCTATTATGCATGAAAAATCCCCATAATGACATG belongs to Liolophura sinensis isolate JHLJ2023 chromosome 9, CUHK_Ljap_v2, whole genome shotgun sequence and includes:
- the LOC135475563 gene encoding uncharacterized protein LOC135475563 — translated: MMYLPTSLSDEDSQTNSSRDSISGDWPRPSSIDSSIHSSIPFDDSKSSAVKSAHLSNEYQRLHEFVLETDGEVLKDIILGKLSRKSSKHIIALGILFPRISCPPATRSHCVRCHKEYRPEDNTPCCIRHPNAHVQKLRQDGKGANFVCKICMLEFRLSRMFFYDEHVNGYYTGFCYTGKHTSDPRMVQYGGLAKTCEETGCIETYV